One Salvia splendens isolate huo1 chromosome 12, SspV2, whole genome shotgun sequence genomic window carries:
- the LOC121757106 gene encoding B-box zinc finger protein 21-like isoform X2 codes for MKILCDVCGKGEASLYCTADEASLCASCDHRVHHANKLAGKHQRFSLLQPSPKHSPLCDICQERSAFLFCQEDRAILCRECDVPIHKANQHTQKHTRFLLTGVTLSASPMPESPPPQAKGTSTTPTPAAQEPFSTTSSISEYLIETLPGWHVEDLLDSSTPSPSPFCKGNDLVLPFWDDDLHCGSICTSGFPTENLGIWVPQVQVHQNQNQNPNPNPNQSFLVNSSNNNNVGFGVGINANGCRDSFIEFSTNGIKSNRKRSDVDNSFAVPQISPSAAAAFNKISKTFW; via the exons ATGAAGATCCTCTGCGACGTCTGCGGCAAGGGCGAGGCATCCCTGTACTGCACCGCCGACGAGGCCTCCCTCTGCGCCTCCTGCGACCACCGTGTCCACCACGCCAACAAGCTCGCCGGCAAACACCAGCGCTTCTCCCTCCTCCAACCCTCCCCCAAACACTCCCCCCTCTGCGATATCTGCCAG GAGAGAAGCGCGTTTCTCTTTTGCCAAGAAGATAGAGCGATTCTTTGCAGAGAGTGCGACGTCCCCATCCACAAAGCCAACCAACACACGCAGAAACACACCAGGTTCCTCCTCACCGGCGTCACCCTCTCCGCATCTCCCATGCCGGAATCCCCCCCTCCCCAAGCCAAGGGTACAAGTACAACTCCAACACCGGCAGCGCAAGAGCCCTTCTCAACAACGAGTAGCATTTCGGAATACTTGATCGAGACGCTGCCAGGCTGGCACGTGGAGGACCTTCTAGATTCTTCTACCCCTTCCCCCTCTCCTTTCTGCAAG GGAAATGATTTGGTGCTGCCATTTTGGGACGATGATCTCCACTGCGGCAGTATTTGTACGAGTGGATTTCCAACAGAAAACTTGGGAATTTGGGTCCCTCAAGTTCAAGTGcaccaaaatcaaaatcaaaatccaaatccaaatccaaatcaatCCTTTCTAgtcaatagtagtaataataataatgtgggcTTTGGAGTAGGGATTAATGCAAATGGGTGCAGAGATTCATTCATTGAATTTTCCACAAATGGCATCAAATCCAACAGAAAAAGAAGCGACGTCGACAACTCATTTGCTGTTCCACAGATAAGCCCTTCCGCAGCTGCTGCCTTCAACAAGATATCCAAAACATTTTGGtga
- the LOC121757106 gene encoding B-box zinc finger protein 21-like isoform X1: protein MKILCDVCGKGEASLYCTADEASLCASCDHRVHHANKLAGKHQRFSLLQPSPKHSPLCDICQVSFLNFPFSIHVFTLFHLIIFVLQERSAFLFCQEDRAILCRECDVPIHKANQHTQKHTRFLLTGVTLSASPMPESPPPQAKGTSTTPTPAAQEPFSTTSSISEYLIETLPGWHVEDLLDSSTPSPSPFCKGNDLVLPFWDDDLHCGSICTSGFPTENLGIWVPQVQVHQNQNQNPNPNPNQSFLVNSSNNNNVGFGVGINANGCRDSFIEFSTNGIKSNRKRSDVDNSFAVPQISPSAAAAFNKISKTFW from the exons ATGAAGATCCTCTGCGACGTCTGCGGCAAGGGCGAGGCATCCCTGTACTGCACCGCCGACGAGGCCTCCCTCTGCGCCTCCTGCGACCACCGTGTCCACCACGCCAACAAGCTCGCCGGCAAACACCAGCGCTTCTCCCTCCTCCAACCCTCCCCCAAACACTCCCCCCTCTGCGATATCTGCCAGGTTTCATTCCTCAATTTCCCCTTTTCCATTCATGTTTTCACACTTTTTcacttaattatttttgttttgcagGAGAGAAGCGCGTTTCTCTTTTGCCAAGAAGATAGAGCGATTCTTTGCAGAGAGTGCGACGTCCCCATCCACAAAGCCAACCAACACACGCAGAAACACACCAGGTTCCTCCTCACCGGCGTCACCCTCTCCGCATCTCCCATGCCGGAATCCCCCCCTCCCCAAGCCAAGGGTACAAGTACAACTCCAACACCGGCAGCGCAAGAGCCCTTCTCAACAACGAGTAGCATTTCGGAATACTTGATCGAGACGCTGCCAGGCTGGCACGTGGAGGACCTTCTAGATTCTTCTACCCCTTCCCCCTCTCCTTTCTGCAAG GGAAATGATTTGGTGCTGCCATTTTGGGACGATGATCTCCACTGCGGCAGTATTTGTACGAGTGGATTTCCAACAGAAAACTTGGGAATTTGGGTCCCTCAAGTTCAAGTGcaccaaaatcaaaatcaaaatccaaatccaaatccaaatcaatCCTTTCTAgtcaatagtagtaataataataatgtgggcTTTGGAGTAGGGATTAATGCAAATGGGTGCAGAGATTCATTCATTGAATTTTCCACAAATGGCATCAAATCCAACAGAAAAAGAAGCGACGTCGACAACTCATTTGCTGTTCCACAGATAAGCCCTTCCGCAGCTGCTGCCTTCAACAAGATATCCAAAACATTTTGGtga